In Anopheles merus strain MAF unplaced genomic scaffold, AmerM5.1 LNR4001202, whole genome shotgun sequence, a genomic segment contains:
- the LOC121603367 gene encoding LOW QUALITY PROTEIN: guanine nucleotide-binding protein G(f) subunit alpha-like (The sequence of the model RefSeq protein was modified relative to this genomic sequence to represent the inferred CDS: deleted 1 base in 1 codon) gives MLLIDCFRRPSHELQARKKQSSKEVVQMRKLYRDPVKVLLLGAGESGKTTIIKQMRILHIQNSYSFDDERLEKLSDIYENIHESIYELVRQVILLELEFDSIANQRCAEYILRMGPQAPWNLSAEYVRCVRRLWSDAGVKRCYKRSNEFQLIDSAKYFLDRVEKISMPGYIPTNGDILNCRKTTTGIQEVRFNVRMPGSLGGGTQEFRMFDVGGQRHHRSKWMQAFEGVQAVLFLISCGGFDQTLREDPKQNRLAEGFELFRGVWHNRFLAETGVIVFMNKQDVLEQKLLAGQSIRTYFPDYDDYVAFADKDQLYDELTRTRSFIRSKLVDITNEPPRRTSHLVGRKRTCYFHFTIATDTQNVRTVFNDVHNIILTKNLSKMDLL, from the exons ATGCTGCTGATCGATTGCTTCCGTCGGCCGTCGCACGAGCTGCAGGCGCGGAAGAAGCAATCCTCCAAGGAGGTGGTCCAGATGCGCAAGCTGTACCGCGACCCGGTcaaggtgctgctgctcggcgcGGGCGAGTCGGGcaaaaccaccatcatcaaGCAGATGCGCATCCTGCACATACAGAACAGCTACAGCTTTGATGA TGAACGGCTGGAGAAGCTGTCGGACATCTACGAGAACATACACGAGTCGATCTACGAGCTGGTGCGGCAGGTCATACTGCTCGAGCTGGAGTTCGACTCGATCGCCAATCAACGGTGCGCGGAGTACATCCTCCGGATGGGTCCCCAGGCGCCCTGGAATCTCTCGGCCGAGTACGTCCGGTGCGTACGACGTCTCTGGTCGGATGCCGGTGTGAAGCGGTGCTACAAACGCTCGAACGAATTTCAACTGATCGACAGTGCGAAGTA CTTTCTCGATCGCGTGGAAAAGATCTCAATGCCCGGGTACATCCCGACGAACGGGGACATCCTGAACTGCCGCAAAACGACGACGGGTATACAGGAGGTGCGGTTTAACGTGCGCATGCCCGGCTCGCTCGGCGGCGGTACGCAGGAGTTCCGCATGTTCGATGTCGGCGGGCAGCGGCACCATCGCAGCAAGTGGATGCAAGCGTTCGAGGGCGTGCAGGCGGTGCTGTTCCTGATCTCGTGC GGTGGGTTCGACCAGACGTTGCGCGAAGACCCGAAACAGAACCGGCTGGCGGAGGGGTTCGAGCTGTTCCGGGGCGTCTGGCACAATCGCTTTCTGGCGGAGACGGGCGTGATTGTGTTCATGAACAAGCAGGACGTGCTGGAGCAGAAGCTGCTGGCGGGCCAATCGATCCGGACGTACTTCCCCGACTACGACGACTACGTGGCGTTCGCGGACAAGGACCAGCTGTACGATGAGCTGACGCGGACGCGCTCCTTCATCCGGTCGAAGCTGGTG GACATCACAAACGAACCACCGCGAAGAACGTCGCATCTTGTGGGGCGCAAACGGACCTGCTACTTCCACTTCACCATCGCCACGGACACGCAGAACGTGCGCACCGTTTTCAACGATGTGCACAACATCATACTGACGAAAAACCTTTCCAAGATGGATTTACTTTAA